The sequence GGACCAGTCGCGCCTTCTTCACCGCCAATTCGTCCTGCTCGATGCGTTCGAGCAGGATCAGGATCTCCTCCGACCGGGCGTCGTTGGCCGATTCGTGGTGCGCGATCTCCTTTTGAAGCGCCTGATACTCGGCGTCGTTGTGGACGTTCATGATCTTTTTTCGATCGGCCGCGAGCCGCGCTTCGCCGTCCTGCAACTCTCGCTCTTTGTCGCGGCGACGCTTCTGCAGTTCCTCGACTCCCGCCTGAGCGGCCTCGAGTTCCCGCTTCGCCTTCTCCACACGCGCCTCGTACTGGGCGATCTTCAGCGGAAGATTCGCATTCTCTTCGCTGAGCCGATCGATGCGGCTGTCGATTTCCTGCAGGTTCCCCAAGGCATGAATTTGATCTCTTAGTTCGACCACCAAATCTCCCTCACGTTTTGATTCACAGCGATTCCATCGGATCGCGCTCCACGCGCAGCGCGTGCACGGCCACATCGATCCCATCCCGCCTCAACGACTCGCCGAGCGCCGACTCGACCATGCGGGCGAAGTCGATTTCCGACGCGAAGTGTCCGATGTCGAGTACCGCAACACCCAAATCTTCGGCGTGCCTTGCATCGTGATACTTCAGGTCGCCGGTCACGAGCATCGCATCGCCGAGTCGCGCAGCCTTCTCGATGAGCGACGCCCCCGCGCCCGTGCAGATCACGGCCCTGCGAACGAGGCGATCGAGCGGGCCCGCGCCGACGACGCGCCGTGCGCCGGTGACCTGTCGGAGCGTCGTCGCCAGTTCCCTCGGAACAACCGGCTCCGCAAATGTCCCCACGCGAGCCACGCCGTCGCGTCGCGGATTCGAGCGCAGCGGATAGACATCGTATGCGACTTCTTCGTACGGATGCGCGGCAACCATCGCCGCGACGACCGCGCCCATCCGATGTTCGTCGATCAGCACCTCGAGACGGGTCTCGTTCTCGCGCGCCAGTTCGCCGAGGGCTCCCGCGAACGGACTCGCCCCGGCCTCGGGAAAGAATGTCCCCGTGCCATCGAGCTGAAACGAGCAGCACGAGTAGTTGCCGATCACCCCCGCGCCGGCTGCGAACATCGCCATCGACACCTCGTGCACGCGGTCCGGCGGAACGAAGGTGACCAGCTTGAACTGCGTCGTGCGCGCCGTCGGCTCCAGCGGACGCACGTCGGTCAGTCCGAGCGAGTTCGCGAGACGATCGTTGAGTCCGCCCTCGGCCCAGTCGGCGTTGGTGTGAATGACAAAAATCGCAACGTCCCGACGCACGGCATCGGCGATGAGCGCTCCCACCGGGCGGTCGAAACGAATCGCGGAAAGCGGTTTGAAGAGCAACGGATGATGCGTGACGAGAAGGTTCGCGCCGATGCGCGCGGCTTCTCCGATCGTTTCCGCCGTCGCCTCGAGCGCCGCGGCGACACCCCGCGCCTCGGCGCCCGGCGATCCGACGAGCAGCCCCACGTTGTCCCATTCCTCGGCGAGCGTCGGCGGATAGAGAGAGTCGAGTCGCGAAATGATGTCGCCGATCGTCGTCACGACAGCATCCCCCTGGCGATGTGCGAAGAAAAAAAACGCATCGGAATCTTCCGATGCGTCGCTTCGCGGAACAAAGCCATGCTCACATCCCTTGTCAAATCGAGCCGACTCATATCGAGCCAAGTCATATCGTGCGTGGGCCCAGCAGGACTCGAACCTACGACCAACCGGTTATGAGCCGGCAGCTCTACCAACTGAGCTATGGGCCCGCTCGGCCTCGTGCTTCCAATCGGACGTCGGACCGCGCTCGGCTCGTCGGCCTCGCGAAGGTCCGTCTCAACTCTCCATGAACGCGCGCAGTTTCTTGCTGCGACTCGGATGACGCAGTTTGCGCAGCGCCTTGGCTTCGATCTGCCGAATGCGTTCGCGCGTGACCGCAAAGTCCTGTCCGACCTCTTCCAGGGTGTGGTCCGAGCGTTCGCCGATCCCGAACCGCATGCGAAGAACTTTTTCTTCTCGCGGAGTCAACGTCGCGAGCACCTTGCGCGTTTGGTCGGCGAGGTTCGCCTGCATGACGGCCTCGGCCGGGCTGACCACCTTCTTATCCTCGATGAAGTCGCCGAGATGGGAGTCTTCCTCCTCGCCGATCGGCGTTTCGAGCGAAATCGGCTCCTTCGCAATCTTGAGAACCTTGCGCACCTTGTCGAGCGGCAGGTCCATCTTCTCCGCGATCTCTTCCGGCGTCGGTTCGCGACCGATCTCCTGCACCAGATAGCGGCTTGTGCGCACGAGCTTGTTGATCGTCTCGATCATGTGCACGGGAATGCGGATCGTGCGCGCCTGATCGGCGATCGCGCGCGTGATCGCCTGACGGATCCACCACGTCGCGTAGGTCGAGAACTTGTACCCGCGCTTGTACTCGAACTTGTCCACGGCCTTCATGAGGCCGATGTTGCCCTCCTGGATGAGATCCAGGAACTGCAATCCACGGTTCGTGTACTTCTTGG comes from Deltaproteobacteria bacterium and encodes:
- a CDS encoding Nif3-like dinuclear metal center hexameric protein, whose protein sequence is MTTIGDIISRLDSLYPPTLAEEWDNVGLLVGSPGAEARGVAAALEATAETIGEAARIGANLLVTHHPLLFKPLSAIRFDRPVGALIADAVRRDVAIFVIHTNADWAEGGLNDRLANSLGLTDVRPLEPTARTTQFKLVTFVPPDRVHEVSMAMFAAGAGVIGNYSCCSFQLDGTGTFFPEAGASPFAGALGELARENETRLEVLIDEHRMGAVVAAMVAAHPYEEVAYDVYPLRSNPRRDGVARVGTFAEPVVPRELATTLRQVTGARRVVGAGPLDRLVRRAVICTGAGASLIEKAARLGDAMLVTGDLKYHDARHAEDLGVAVLDIGHFASEIDFARMVESALGESLRRDGIDVAVHALRVERDPMESL